Proteins encoded together in one Salvelinus namaycush isolate Seneca unplaced genomic scaffold, SaNama_1.0 Scaffold3, whole genome shotgun sequence window:
- the LOC120039791 gene encoding zinc finger protein 135-like: protein MLGERPDSDDPEPGTCKPARRHQCSHFRKGCNRLWNLKQHEKIHTREKPYHCSQCGKSFKLLGTLKAHERIHTGEKPYHCSQCGNTFNQKAHLKQHERIHTGEKPYHCSQCAKSFKRPCHLKQHERIHTGEKLYHCSQCGKCFSSLGELKRHEIIHTGEKPYHCSQCGKSFKLLGTLKGHERIHTGEKPYHCSQCGKSFKLLGTLKAHERIHTGEKPYHCSQCGNTFNQKAHLKAHERIHTGEKPYHCSQCAQCFGQKGSLTQHERIHTWEKPYHCSQCGKGFNQPGYLKRHERIHTGEKPYHCSQCGKCFSRSGELKQHERIHTGEKPYHCSQCGKSFVLLGTLKAHERIHTGEKPYHCSMCGKSFKRKSNLNQHEKIHRGEKPYHSSQGAKFLPI from the exons ATGCTGg gagaacgACCAGACTCAGACGACCCAGAGCCAGGGACGTgcaaaccagcaagacgacaccagtgctcccactttagaaagggttgtaaccggttatggaacctgaaacaacacgagaaaatacacacaagggagaagccttaccactgctcccagtgtggaaagagttttaagctTTTAGGAACCCTTAAAgctcatgagagaatacacacaggggagaagccttaccactgctcccagtgtggaaatacTTTTAACCAGAAAGcacacctgaaacaacatgagagaatacacacaggggagaagccttaccactgctcccagtgtgcaaAGAGTTTCAAACGGCCTTGTCatctgaaacaacatgagagaatacacacaggggagaagctttaccactgctcccagtgtggaaagtgtttcagcaGTTTAGGGGAGCTGAAAcgacatgagataatacacacaggggagaagccttaccactgctcccagtgtggaaagagttttaagctTTTAGGAACCCTTAAAggtcatgagagaatacacacaggggagaagccttaccactgctcccagtgtggaaagagttttaagctTTTAGGAACCCTTAAAgctcatgagagaatacacacaggtgagaagccttaccactgctcccagtgtggaaatacTTTTAACCAGAAAGCACACCTGAAAGcccatgagagaatacacacaggagagaagccttaccactgctcccagtgtgcacAGTGTTTCGGCCAGAAAGGAAGCCTGAcccaacacgagagaatacacacatgggagaagccttaccactgctcccagtgtggaaagggtttcaatCAGCCAGGGTATCTGAAAcggcacgagagaatacacacaggggagaagccttaccactgctctcagtgtggaaagtgtttcagccgttcaggggagctgaaacaacatgagagaatacacacaggggagaagccttaccactgctcccagtgtggaaagagttttgtgcTTTTAGGAACCCTTAAAGCTCACgagagaattcacacaggagagaagccttaccactgctccatgtgtggaaagagttttaagcgGAAAAGCAACCTGAACCAACACGAGAAAATACAcagaggggagaagccttaccactcctcCCAGGGTGCAAAGTTTTTGCCcatttag